A genomic region of Entelurus aequoreus isolate RoL-2023_Sb linkage group LG19, RoL_Eaeq_v1.1, whole genome shotgun sequence contains the following coding sequences:
- the LOC133635191 gene encoding tyrosine-protein kinase JAK2-like: MDLSEEEFTPLIFRDRGGSQRSSSSTGPSLQVHLYFFSPTKDALTINITGGHVSAENVCIQAAKKCGILPVYQSLFGLASGDLSFWYPPSHMFKTEENVQVHFRVRYFFGNWYGQGPRMSYRYTLTRDKISPVLGYSVIDYLFAQVRSDFITGEAGVAPPLSAQEECLGLAVLDLWRIAKEQHQSVRDLCKTVSYKSCLPKSHRHDIQKRNRLDRYRIKNTLKRFLKKLGNCSVDECSLKLKYLVELAGIVPTLGNEVYCVSAGSSHSNGTFTHLRVSGETGIQTSGSSQPDGFLAWQAFCDFQDIVSISIKRISHEQVPQDSRMVTVCRHDDRCLEANFQSLREALSFVSLVDGYFRLTTDSSHYFCQDAAPESILEGIKNHCHGPITSEFAVDKLKKSGGKGGTFLLRQSPNIFDNFFLTVCIQTSLGLDYKDCLIIRNDCYRLPGVRQSFSSLRELTSFYQQHKLLLDNIPAKLVHCCPPRPKEFTNLIVIRNSISVEAQGSQTPERKKCSHIQFHMIKYEDLKWGESLGQGSFTRVFKGSKTDIRDGEKHVTDVLLKELHGVHKNCWESFFEAASIMSQISHKHLLLVYGISVHGTKNIMVQEFVKYGALDLYLKRGRAVSVSWKLDVAKQLACALNFLEEKNIVHGNICAKNLLLAREGDSSSPFVKLSDPGISVAMISRDVILDRIPWVAPEVLEAPDNLTLECDKWSFGATVWEIFNGGNAPLHDWDLQQKQLFYKDFQQLAPSQWTELAELISQCMNYKAAFRPSCRSLIRDLNGLITSDYVILHATEPVTLSPVCQTSSSSLHNQTLFEERHLRFISLLGKGNFGSVELCRYDPLGDDTGEMVAVKKLQPNKHSTLEDFRKEIRTLSMLNCDYVVKYRGVCYSTGRLDMSLVMEYLPHGSLIGYLQNNRPNFNIRRMLLFASQICKGMAYLQTLRYVHRDLAARNILVATESLVKIADFGLTKIVPLDKEYYRVTQPGVSPVFWYAPESINESRFSQKSDVWSFGVVLHELFSYCDTNSTPQKLCMQELGNNVHGPSISMHLLNIFKNNWRLPPPHNCPPKVYSLMSQCWAYNFEERPCFSFLEDQFESMMQKGRETLTS; this comes from the exons ATGGATCTCAGTGAGGAGGAGTTTACTCCACTGATATTCAGAGATCGTGGAGGAAGCCAGAGGTCCAGTTCAAGCACTGGTCCCAGTTTGCAAGTACATCTCTACTTCTTTTCTCCCACAAAGGATGCATTAACAATAAACATAACAGGTGGCCACGTCTCTGCTGAAAATGTCTGCATCCAAGCAGCCAAAAAATGTG GAATTTTACCAGTTTACCAAAGTCTTTTTGGTTTGGCGTCTGGTGACCTCTCATTCTGGTATCCTCCATCGCACATGTTCAAAACGGAAGAAAACGTACAGGTCCACTTCAGAGTCAG GTATTTCTTTGGAAACTGGTACGGACAGGGACCAAGAATGTCGTACCGCTACACTCTGACCAGAGACAAAATCAGTCCTGTACTTGGCTACTCAGTCATTGACTATCTCTTTGCCCAG GTACGAAGTGACTTTATCACCGGTGAGGCAGGAGTTGCTCCGCCTCTGAGTGCTCAAGAAGAATGCCTGGGCCTTGCAGTACTGGACTTGTGGAGGATTGCAAAGGAGCAGCATCAGAGTGTAAGGGATCTCTGCAAGACTGTCAG CTACAAATCCTGCCTTCCTAAGTCACACCGCCACGACATTCAGAAACGGAACCGCCTGGACCGCTATCGAATAAAAAACACCCTCAAGCGTTTTCTAAAGAAACTTGGAAACTGCTCCGTGGACGAGTGCAGCTTGAAACTGAAATACCTGGTTGAACTGGCTGGCATCGTTCCAACCTTAGGGAATGAAGTCTACTGTGTGAGCGCTGGTTCTTCCCATTCCAATGGAACGTTCACTCACTTGAGGGTCAGCGGGGAAACTGGCATTCAAACTAGTGGAAGTTCTCAGCCTGATGGCTTCCTG GCGTGGCAAGCCTTCTGTGATTTCCAGGACATTGTTTCCATCAGCATCAAGAGAATATCCCATGAGCAGGTTCCCCAAGACAGCAGGATGGTGACCGTTTGTCGTCATGACGACCGATGCCTG GAAGCCAACTTTCAAAGTCTTAGAGAAGCGCTATCATTTGTGTCGCTTGTTGATGGTTACTTCAGATTGACCACAGATTCCAGCCACTACTTCTGCCAGGACGCAGCCCCTGAAAGTATTCTGGAAGGTATCAAAAATCATTGCCATGGCCCAATCAC GTCAGAGTTTGCAGTCGAcaagttgaaaaaatccggaggtaaAGGTGGAACATTCCTACTCCGGCAGAGTCCCAACATCTTTGATAACTTCTTCCTCACAGTCTGTATTCAG ACATCCCTTGGACTCGATTATAAAGACTGTCTCATCATTAGGAACGACTGTTACCGTCTTCCTGGTGTTCGGCAGTCCTTTTCCAGTTTGAGAGAGCTCACCAGTTTTTACCAACAACACAAACTGCTGCTGGATAATATTCCAGCTAAACTCGTCCATTGCTGTCCACCACGACCTAAAG AGTTTACGAACCTCATCGTCATACGCAACAGCATCTCTGTAGAGGCTCAAGGGTCCCAAACacctgagagaaaaaaatgtagtCATATTCAGTTCCACATGATCAAGTACGAAGACCTAAAATGG GGTGAAAGCCTTGGACAGGGATCCTTTACTCGAGTTTTTAAAGGCTCCAAAACAGACATTCGTGACGGGGAGAAACATGTGACGGATGTTTTACTGAAAGAACTTCATGGGGTTCACAAGAACTGCTGGGAA TCATTTTTTGAAGCAGCCAGCATAATGAGTCAAATCTCTCACAAGCACCTGCTCTTGGTTTATGGCATCAGTGTCCATGGAACAAAAA ACATAATGGTCCAAGAGTTTGTAAAGTATGGGGCCCTTGACCTTTACCTAAAGAGGGGGAGAGCTGTGTCTGTGAGCTGGAAACTTGACGTGGCCAAACAGCTTGCATGCGCTCTCAACTTCCTG GAAGAGAAGAACATTGTACATGGAAATATCTGTGCAAAAAACCTGCTACTGGCCAGAGAAGGAGACAGCAGCTCTCCTTTCGTCAAGCTTAGCGACCCTGGTATCAGCGTTGCAATGATAAGCAGAGATG TAATCCTGGACAGAATTCCCTGGGTGGCACCTGAGGTACTGGAGGCCCCAGACAACCTGACCCTGGAGTGTGATAAGTGGAGCTTTGGTGCCACTGTGTGGGAAATCTTTAACGGTGGCAATGCTCCGCTGCATGACTGGGACCTTCAACAG AAGCAGCTGTTTTATAAGGACTTCCAGCAGCTGGCGCCGTCTCAATGGACAGAACTGGCTGAGCTGATCAGCCAGTGTATGAATTACAAGGCAGCTTTCAGACCTTCATGTCGCAGTCTCATCCGTGACCTCAACGGTCTCATCACGTCAG ACTATGTCATACTTCACGCCACTGAGCCCGTCACATTGAGTCCAGTGTGTCAAACTTCCAGCTCATCCCTGCATAACCAGACATTATTTGAGGAGCGGCATCTACGTTTCATTTCACTACTGGGAAAG GGAAACTTCGGGAGTGTTGAGCTGTGTCGTTACGACCCACTGGGAGATGACACAGGTGAGATGGTTGCTGTGAAGAAGCTGCAGCCCAATAAGCATTCAACCCTGGAAGACTTTCGCAAGGAGATCAGAACCCTAAGCATGTTGAACTGCGACTATGTGGTCAAGTACAGAGGAGTCTGCTACAGCACGG GTCGGCTCGATATGAGCTTGGTAATGGAATACTTACCCCATGGAAGTCTTATTGGGTATCTACAAAACAACAGACCCAACTTCAACATCAGGCGCATGTTACTTTTCGCATCACAGATATGTAAG GGCATGGCGTACCTGCAGACATTACGTTATGTGCACCGAGACCTGGCAGCTAGGAACATCCTGGTGGCAACTGAGTCATTGGTGAAAATTGCGGATTTTGGACTGACCAAGATTGTTCCTTTGGACAAGGAGTACTACAGAGTCACACAGCCTGGAGTGAGCCCTGTCTTCTG GTATGCCCCAGAGTCCATCAATGAGTCCAGATTCTCCCAAAAGTCTGATGTCTGGAGTTTTGGAGTGGTTCTTCATGAGCTCTTTTCCTACTGCGATACAAACTCCACTCCCCAAAAA CTGTGTATGCAGGAGCTTGGAAATAATGTGCACGGACCATCCATTTCAATGCATCTTCTAAATATCTTCAAGAATAACTGGAGGTTGCCTCCTCCTCATAACTGCCCACCAAAG GTCTACAGTTTGATGAGTCAGTGCTGGGCTTACAACTTTGAGGAGAGGCCATGTTTCTCCTTCCTGGAGGATCAATTTGAAAGCATGATGCAAAAAGGGAGGGAAACCCTGACAAGCTAA